Proteins from a single region of Styela clava chromosome 1, kaStyClav1.hap1.2, whole genome shotgun sequence:
- the LOC120346998 gene encoding uncharacterized protein LOC120346998 isoform X2, whose protein sequence is MTRLAEDPHPNVVTLLDHFRAKDLLFLVQEYAGTSLLRCIQEYFFSEEMARNFFVQIVNGVKYLHGKGVAHRDLKLENIILGEDGTIKLCDFGLACEFTPGGNDVTTGKCGTVHYAAPELKSSHSYAYRAQPADVWSLGAVLYVLCHRRKLKNKRSSECIQRKLELSSRLSDDCCDIIRRMLRCHPLERITVTEILNHPWMTVNPDQLQTDSGVVSEEDSSANIRRKSDIKSSKRFWALPCAIHGDSASNKTDIAGVKSRYNVRAISSIHSIRKLISELPRIDYKNMPQTAVGCARDQSQKIQHDEKIPEKIQTPRIDHPKPPPVEKKDFKFIRTRLAKAVTKATQDVEARKESSAVLKRIITSQMHSSKQGSIIKNTSLATKLTKEHGAFGPVLDVKLENHGITEKQTSAVAQYNKIPSNASGLLPTPPRTTQRKVVHARHMRPGLKNFLQNGLANDQRPLKYAWKDMQCNDKAMNPKEKFTEAGNSQNWTREILKNNIILSKTELENLKRCALNMKKNTTKVSFASNKRIMTPQFGDNKEDDTPAVSEKGRYHKKISNGEPKLLLKRRLSKITKEQGKNSRNEAKSRKLRMAPTLSTSSESVSVYSSRFKRPITSVHQRFGSGSSIASSSGSNILIKAAPEVGKNIYADYSTDPGNSRTIAQKPRRI, encoded by the exons GTGACACTTCTTGACCATTTTCGCGCCAAAGATCTACTTTTTCTTGTTCAAGAATATGCAGGAACTTCACTCCTTCGATGCATTCAAGAATATTTCTTCTCTGAAGAAATGGCGAGAAATTTCTTCGTTCAGATTGTTAACGGGGTGAAGTATTTGCATGGAAAGGGAGTAGCGCACAG AGATCTCAAACTTGAGAACATCATACTGGGTGAAGATGGCACAATCAAACTCTGCGACTTCGGATTGGCTTGTGAGTTTACTCCGGGTGGAAATGATGTGACGACAGGTAAATGCGGAACAGTTCACTACGCTGCACCAGAACTCAAATCAAGTCATTCGTACGCATATAGAGCTCAACCTGCAGATGTTTGGAGTTT GGGAGCAGTGTTATACGTTCTGTGTCATCgtcgaaaattgaaaaacaaacgaTCAAGTGAATGTATTCAACGGAAATTGGAACTTTCATCCAGACTCAGTGACG ATTGTTGCGACATAATCCGTCGAATGCTACGATGTCATCCACTGGAACGAATCACAGTGACCGAGATTTTGAATCATCCATGGATGACAGTCAATCCAGATcag TTACAAACTGACAGTGGTGTCGTCAGCGAAGAAGACAGTTCAGCGAACATTCGTCGAAAATCAGACATCAAATCGAGTAAACGTTTCTGGGCGTTGCCTTGTGCAATTCATGGAGATTCTGCCAGCAATAAGACTGATATCGCCGGCGTGAAGTCACGATACAATGTCAGAGCTATATCAAGCATCCATTCTATAAGGAAACTAATATCTGAACTTCCAAGGATTGACTATAAAAATATGCCACAAACTGCAGTTGGTTGCGCTCGCGATCAGTCTCAAAAAATTCAGCATGACGAAAAAATTCCAGAAAAAATACAAACGCCCCGTATCGACCATCCCAAACCTCCCCCTGTAGAAAAgaaagatttcaaatttattagaACTAGACTTGCCAAAGCTGTAACGAAAGCGACCCAAGATGTAGAAGCTAGAAAAGAGTCATCTGCTGTTCTCAAACggattattacatcacaaatgCATTCTTCAAAGCAAGGAAGCATTATTAAAAACACGTCGCTGGCGACAAAACTTACGAAAGAACACGGTGCATTCGGACCAGTCCTCGACGTCAAACTAGAAAACCATGGAATTACTGAAAAACAAACTAGTGCCGTCGCACAATACAATAAAATCCCTTCGAATGCCAGTGGTTTACTTCCAACACCTCCTCGCACAACGCAACGTAAAGTAGTACATGCAAGGCACATGCGGCCTGGTTTGAAAAATTTCCTCCAAAACGGTCTTGCGAATGATCAAAGGCCTTTGAAATATGCATGGAAAGATATGCAATGCAACGACAAAGCGATGAACCCGAAGGAGAAGTTCACAGAAGCGGGAAATAGTCAGAACTGGACTCGAGagattttgaaaaacaatatcATTCTGTCTAAAACTGAATTAGAAAATCTGAAACGATGCGCTTTAAATATGAAGAAGAATACGACGAAAGTGTCTTTCGCGAGCAACAAAAGGATTATGACGCCACAATTTGGAGATAATAAAGAAGATGACACCCCAGCTGTTTCTGAGAAAGGACGATATCataaaaagatttcaaatggCGAACCGAAGCTGTTGCTGAAAAGAAGATTATCGAAGATTACTAAAGAGCAGGGGAAGAACTCAAGAAAT GAGGCAAAGTCTAGGAAACTAAGAATGGCTCCAACGCTATCAACGTCATCTGAAAGTGTCTCAGTTTACAGCAG TCGATTTAAAAGACCAATCACCTCAGTTCACCAACGTTTTGGTTCTGGATCAAGCATCGCATCTTCAAGTGGGAGCAACATTCTAATTAAAGCTGCGCCGGAGGTTGGCAAAAATATTTACGCTGACTACTCAACTGATCCAGGCAACAGCAGAACTATTGCTCAGAAGCCACGAAGAATATGA